In the Acomys russatus chromosome 11, mAcoRus1.1, whole genome shotgun sequence genome, one interval contains:
- the Slc44a4 gene encoding choline transporter-like protein 4: MGENEDKPYVLYFDIFSCVVATNIISIAQNGLQCPTPQVCVSSCPEAPWFVKEFQFSKTVREVYEEKRNFCLPEASPDMKVVEVLQQELCPRLLLPSAPALGRCFPSPNINFTLPQEYSWISNNTVSEGISGLLDRINARDISVKIFEDFAQSWHWILVALAVALVLSLLFILLLRFVAAPLVLLLIVGVLAVLAYGIYHCYQQYRELRDRGASIAQLGFTTNLSAYQNVQETWLAALIVLAVLEGILLLMLIFLRQRIRIAIALLKEASRAVGQMMSTMFYPLVTFVLLVICIGYWAVTALYLATSGQPQYIYWVSNTSAPGCEDAPVNVSCDPTVSSKNSSCPGLMCVFQGYLSTGLAQRSLFNLQIYGVLGLFWTVNWVLALGQCVLAGAFASFYWAFHKPQDIPTFPLSSAFIRTLRYHTGSLAFGALILTLVQIARVVLEYIDHKLRGAQNPLARCILCCFKCCLWCLEKFIKFLNRNAYIMIAIYGKNFCVSAKNAFTLLMRNIVRVVVLDKVTDLLLFFGKLLVVGGVGVLSFFFFSGRIKGLGKDFENPNLNYYWLPIMTSIMGAYVIASGFFSVFGMCVDTLFLCFLEDLERNDGSQERPYYMPKALLKILGKKNQAPAGEKKRKK; the protein is encoded by the exons ATGGGGGAGAACGA ggaTAAACCCTACGTCCTCTACTTCGACATCTTCAGCTGTGTCGTGGCCACCAACATCATCTCCATCGCTCAGAATGGCCTACAGTGCCCCACGCCCCAG GTGTGCGTCTCCTCCTGCCCAGAGGCACCGTGGTTTGTGAAAGAGTTCCAGTTCTCAAAGACAGTCCGTGAAGTCTATGAAGAAAAGAGGAACTTTTGTCTGCCAGAGGCATCCCCAGATATG aAAGTGGTGGAAGTCCTGCAGCAGGAGCTCTGCCCCaggctcctccttccttctgctccAG cccTGGGACGTTGTTTCCCGTCCCCCAACATTAACTTCACTTTACCCCAAGAGTATTCATGGATCAGTAACAACACTGTCTCTGAAGGGATCAG TGGCCTCCTTGACAGAATCAATGCCCGGGACATCTCTGTGAAGATCTTTGAAGATTTTGCCCAGTCCTGGCATTGGATCCTcgt GGCCCTGGCCGTGGCTCTGGTGCTAAGCCTGCTGTTCATCCTGCTCCTGCGCTTCGTGGCGGCACCCCTGGTGCTGCTGCTGATCGTGGGCGTGCTGGCCGTGCTGGCCTACGGCATCTATCACTGCTACCAGCAGTACCGGGAGCTGCGGGACAGGGGCGCCTCCATCGCCCAGCTAGGCTTCACCACCAACCTCAGCGCCTACCAGAACGTGCAGGAGACCTGGCTGGCAGCTC TGATTGTTCTGGCGGTCCTCGAGGGCATCCTGCTCCTCATGCTGATCTTCCTGCGCCAGCGGATCCGAATCGCCATCGCTCTGCTGAAGGAAGCCAGCAG GGCCGTGGGGCAGATGATGTCCACTATGTTCTACCCGCTGGTCACCTTCGTCCTCTTGGTCATTTGCATTGGTTACTGGGCTGTGACTGCTCT GTACCTGGCCACATCTGGGCAACCGCAGTACATCTATTGGGTGTCGAACACCAGTGCACCGGGCTGTGAGGATGCACCCGTCAACGTGTCCTGCGACCCCACG gtctcaTCCAAGAACTCCTCGTGCCCAGGGCTCATGTGCGTTTTCCAGGGCTACTTGTCTACCGGCCTAGCCCAGCGGTCTCTCTTCAACCTGCAAATCTACGGGGTCCTGGGTCTCTTCTGGACTGTTAACTGGGTGCTGGCCCTGGGCCAGTGCGTCCTCGCTGGGGCCTTCGCGTCCTTCTACTGGGCCTTTCACAAGCCTCAAGACATCCCGACCTTCCCCCTTAGCTCCGCCTTCATCCGCACGCTCCG TTACCACACCGGCTCACTGGCGTTTGGAGCCCTCATCCTAACCCTGGTGCAGATAGCCCGCGTGGTTCTGGAATACATTGACCACAAGCTGAGAG GAGCCCAAAACCCCTTGGCCCGCTGCATCCTCTGCTGCTTCAAGTGCTGCCTCTGGTGTCTGGAGAAGTTTATTAAGTTTCTCAACCGTAACGCGTACATCATG ATCGCCATCTATGGGAAGAATTTCTGCGTCTCGGCCAAAAACGCCTTCACGCTGCTCATGAGAAACATCGTCAG GGTGGTCGTCCTGGATAAAGTCACAGACCTGCTGCTCTTCTTTGGGAAGCTGCTGGTGGTCGGAGGTGTCG GCGTcctgtccttcttcttcttctccggTCGCATCAAGGGGCTGGGGAAAGACTTTGAGAACCCCAACCTCAACTACTATTGGCTGCCCATCATG ACCTCCATCATGGGTGCCTACGTCATCGCCAGCGGCTTCTTCAGCGTTTTCGGCATGTGTGTGGACACGCTCTTCCTCTGCTTCC TGGAAGACCTGGAGAGAAACGACGGTTCCCAGGAGAGGCCTTACTACATGCCCAAGGCTCTTCTGAAGATCTTGGGCAAGAAAAACCAGGCACCCGctggggaaaagaagaggaagaagtga